Proteins encoded together in one Amblyomma americanum isolate KBUSLIRL-KWMA chromosome 1, ASM5285725v1, whole genome shotgun sequence window:
- the LOC144119775 gene encoding uncharacterized protein LOC144119775, translating to MEDHLPEEAFETEFTEAIEYDDRAMNTIGLLKARIAASQPTPAVHSAESMQASLPTPRHSGIKLPKLHLESFNGELANWQTFWECFRETVHENLSLSKAEKFHYLKSLLTGPASSAVRGLQATEASYDDAVQILQRRFGDKGRIEQEHLTKLRMLPSVSSSGDVRGLRRLYDHVQAHICGLAGLGVTTHAYSAMLCDIVLTALPRDMVVEFHRLTGRATKTDALSSAGSSPASPAQQSASTHTEDRSDGRLNEILEFLLVETECRERCKQDPVTVAEKKPYHIDRFGKRPNQHTASAAVLSTQPEKAEKCAFCDSSKHGTEFCTAALTKKREVRQGKKVLSVHEVGAHI from the coding sequence ATGGAGGACCATCTACCGGAGGAAGCTTTCGAGACCGAATTCACCGAGGCCATCGAATACGACGACCGGGCCATGAACACAATCGGTTTACTCAAGGCTCGGATAGCAGCTTCGCAACCGACGCCTGCTGTACACAGCGCCGAATCCATGCAAGCGTCGCTGCCGACACCAAGGCACAGTGGCATAAAGCTCCCGAAGCTGCATCTAGAATCCTTCAACGGTGAGCTTGCCAACTGGCAGACTTTTTGGGAATGCTTCCGCGAGACGGTGCATGAAAATCTGAGCTTGTCGAAAGCGGAGAAGTTCCATTACTTAAAGAGCCTCCTCACCGGGCCCGCCTCGTCGGCAGTAAGAGGATTGCAGGCAACAGAGGCCTCCTATGACGACGCAGTACAGATACTGCAGCGCCGTTTCGGCGACAAGGGACGAATAGAGCAGGAACACCTTACCAAGTTACGGATGCTGCCGTCTGTATCGTCTTCAGGAGATGTGAGGGGACTCCGCCGGCTTTACGACCATGTGCAAGCACACATTTGCGGACTCGCGGGACTGGGAGTGACCACGCATGCTTACTCTGCAATGCTTTGCGACATCGTACTAACAGCGCTGCCGCGAGACATGGTAGTAGAGTTTCATCGACTGACAGGCCGAGCTACAAAGACAGATGCGTTGTCGTCAGCCGGTAGCAGCCCCGCCTCGCCAGCGCAGCAGTCCGCCTCTACGCACACAGAAGACAGATCTGACGGCAGGTTAAATGAGATATTAGAGTTTCTGCTAGTGGAGACCGAGTGCCGAGAGCGGTGCAAACAAGATCCTGTCACTGTGGCAGAGAAGAAGCCATATCACATAGACCGCTTCGGAAAACGACCGAATCAGCATACTGCCAGTGCCGCTGTGCTTTCTACGCAACCGGAAAAGGCTGAGAAATGTGCCTTCTGTGATTCAAGCAAGCACGGCACAGAGTTTTGCACAGCtgcgctgacaaagaaaagagAAGTTAGGCAAGGCAAAAAGGTGCTTTCGGTGCACGAAGTGGGGGCACACATCTAA
- the LOC144119764 gene encoding uncharacterized protein LOC144119764: MGAKTTNVYYMPHQPVFRSESTTTRLRVVFDASSHAPDKVSLNDHLEKGPKLIGDLVRILVRFRLHEVALVADIEKAFLQIGVRPEDRDALRFLWYRSTPVAQEPLPSVEEWIMSTLLHHFDKQKGALKETAGILKDSFYVDDLVTGAKSEHEALKIATEAAGIVRNAGMRLRKWMSNSITVRKALRNEDCGASEETQKVLGLHWTPTTDRMGISLAGVLNTISTENTKRGVLQASASVFDPLGLVSPFVIRAKILFQRMWERGIEWDEQLPSDLKAEWTSWCSDLSSLRQLCFPRCTAPNDQLSWQLHIFCDASPTAYGCCAYLRIGEDSGTVIVNLILAKSRVAPLKALSLPRLELMAAVIGTRMATYRRGAIDHQLNVSFLTDSMITLHWIRSTAKNWKPFVQNRVTEIQSASNPESWRHYPGSHNPADCLTRGMKAESLCNSKIWWHGPEWLEKSASSWPKTQSALPCSPEVVAEERKR; this comes from the exons ATGGGAGCGAAGACCACCAACGTATACTACATGCCGCATCAGCCAGTTTTCAGAAGCGAGTCGACAACTACCAGATTGCGCGTGGTGTTCGACGCCTCATCGCACGCACCCGACAAGGTGTCACTGAATGACCACCTGGAAAAAGGACCGAAGCTGATTGGTGACTTGGTGCGCATTCTAGTGCGATTCCGCCTGCACGAAGTAGCCCTCGTTGCCGACATAGAGAAGGCCTTTTTACAAATCGGCGTCCGACCTGAGGACAGAGATGCATTGAGATTTCTTTGGTACAGAAGCACACCTGTCGCCCAGGAACCTTTGCCTAGCGTAGAAGAATGGATAATGT CCACACTTCTCCACCATTTCGATAAGCAGAAGGGTGCACTGAAAGAAACAGCGGGCATCCTGAAGGACTCCTTCTACGTGGACGACTTAGTTACAGGGGCGAAATCAGAGCACGAAGCCTTAAAGATAGCGACGGAAGCAGCAGGGATAGTGAGGAATGCCGGAATGCGCCTACGAAAGTGGATGTCGAATTCGATCACAGTGCGAAAAGCCCTGCGCAACGAAGACTGCGGCGCATCAGAAGAGACACAAAAGGTTCTCGGTCTTCACTGGACTCCCACGACTGACCGCATGGGAATATCGCTGGCCGGCGTGCTAAACACCATAAGCACAGAGAACACGAAACGAGGGGTGTTGCAAGCGTCGGCCAGTGTGTTCGATCCTTTGGGCCTTGTTTCTCCATTTGTCATCAGAGCAAAGATATTATTTCAAAGAATGTGGGAGAGAGGTATCGAGTGGGATGAACAGTTACCGAGTGACCTGAAAGCGGAATGGACGAGCTGGTGTTCGGACCTCTCCAGTTTGAGACAGCTTTGCTTTCCGCGTTGCACTGCGCCCAACGACCAACTTTCCTGGCAGCTCCACATTTTCTGCGACGCAAGTCCAACTGCCTACGGATGCTGCGCCTACCTCCGGATCGGAGAAGACAGCGGAACGGTGATCGTCAATCTCATCCTTGCCAAGTCACGCGTGGCGCCCCTAAAAGCCTTGTCACTGCCTCGATTGGAGCTAATGGCTGCAGTAATTGGAACACGTATGGCCACATACCGGCGGGGCGCAATCGATCACCAATTGAATGTTTCCTTTTTGACTGACTCAATGATAACGCTCCACTGGATTCGAAGCACAGCaaaaaactggaaaccgttcgtTCAAAACAGAGTAACAGAAATACAGAGCGCAAGCAACCCGGAGAGTTGGCGACATTACCCTGGATCCCATAATCCAGCAGACTGCCTCACGAGAGGTATGAAAGCAGAGAGCCTCTGCAacagcaaaatttggtggcatggcCCAGAATGGCTGGAAAAGAGCGCAAGTTCGTGGCCTAAGACTCAGTCTGCTCTGCCGTGCAGCCCTGAGGTCGttgcagaagaaagaaagagataa